The stretch of DNA CTGAGCGGACGCTCCCCGGAGGCACAAACGATGAAGGTCGGAGTCGCCCTGAACATGCTGACCCAGGAAGGGCGGCCGGACGCCGCGGTGCTCGCCGATCATCTCGCGCTGGGCGATCTCGCCGAGCCCCTGGGGTTCGATTCGCTCTTCGCGCTGGAGCACCACTTCACCGGCTACGCCATGTCGCCGTCGCCGACCCAGCTCCTCAGCTATTTCGCGGGCCGCACCCGGCGCGTCATCCTCGGCACCGCGGTGATCGTGCTACCGTGGCACGACCCGGTGCGGGTCGCCGAGGAGATCGCGCTCCTCGACATCCTGTCGGGCGGCCGCGTGCTGCTCGGCTTCGGCCGGGGCGCCGCGAGCGTCGAGTACGCCGGGTTCCGCATCCCCATGGAGGAAGCCCGCGCCCGTTTCGTGGAGACCGCGCAGATCGTGGTCCGCGCGCTGAGCCAGGACGTCTTCGAGTGGCAGGGCGAGTTCTTCACCATCCCGCGGACGTCCATTCGCCCCCGGCCGATCTCTCATCCGGAGCGCCGGATCTACGCCTCCTCGGTCAGCCCGGAGTCGGCCGAGATCATGGCCAAGCTGGGCTTCGGCGTCCTCGTCATCATGCAGAACGAGTGGCCGAAGGCGGCCGAGGACATCCGGCGCTACCGGGAGATCGCGCAGGGCGTGGGACAACCGCCGCGGCCGCCGATCATCCTGACCAACGTCTCGGTGGCGGACAGCCGCGCCGAGGCGCACGAGCGCGCGGTGAGGTACTTGAGCCGCAAGTTCG from Candidatus Methylomirabilota bacterium encodes:
- a CDS encoding LLM class flavin-dependent oxidoreductase yields the protein MKVGVALNMLTQEGRPDAAVLADHLALGDLAEPLGFDSLFALEHHFTGYAMSPSPTQLLSYFAGRTRRVILGTAVIVLPWHDPVRVAEEIALLDILSGGRVLLGFGRGAASVEYAGFRIPMEEARARFVETAQIVVRALSQDVFEWQGEFFTIPRTSIRPRPISHPERRIYASSVSPESAEIMAKLGFGVLVIMQNEWPKAAEDIRRYREIAQGVGQPPRPPIILTNVSVADSRAEAHERAVRYLSRKF